A portion of the Spirochaetota bacterium genome contains these proteins:
- a CDS encoding transketolase — MPLAQEDIKRLREKAKDIRKTIVDITFTAGGGHIGGSLSQTDILVALYYKYLNIDPKKPRWEDRDRFILSKGHGGLGWAAILGEKGYFDKALLKNFNKTGSPFGMHLDMLKVPGCDASTGSLGHGLGIAVGLALGAKMSGRKYRTYCVMGDGELCEGSVWEAAIIGAFHKLDNLTAFVDRNNLMIDGPTEEITQLDNINDKFASFGWEVLRIDGHDFAAIGGAIEKAQTIKAKPTVVICDTVKGKCVDYMENDYKWHYGGLDSDMRDKALACIDNYYAKA, encoded by the coding sequence ATGCCGTTAGCGCAGGAAGACATCAAACGGCTTCGGGAAAAGGCGAAGGATATCCGCAAAACCATCGTCGATATCACCTTTACCGCAGGCGGCGGCCATATCGGCGGGTCGCTTTCGCAGACCGACATACTGGTGGCGTTATACTATAAATATCTCAATATCGATCCTAAAAAGCCCCGCTGGGAAGACCGCGACCGGTTCATCCTTTCCAAGGGCCATGGAGGTCTGGGATGGGCCGCCATTCTGGGCGAGAAGGGGTATTTCGACAAGGCTTTACTCAAGAATTTCAACAAGACCGGCTCTCCCTTCGGGATGCATCTCGACATGCTCAAGGTGCCCGGATGCGACGCGTCCACCGGCTCGCTGGGGCACGGGCTTGGCATCGCCGTGGGGCTGGCCCTGGGGGCGAAGATGTCCGGAAGGAAGTACCGCACCTACTGCGTGATGGGCGACGGCGAGCTCTGCGAGGGCTCGGTGTGGGAGGCCGCCATCATCGGCGCGTTCCACAAACTCGACAACCTTACCGCTTTCGTGGACCGCAACAACCTCATGATCGACGGGCCCACCGAAGAGATCACCCAGCTCGACAACATCAACGATAAGTTCGCCTCTTTCGGATGGGAGGTCCTGCGCATCGACGGGCACGACTTCGCGGCGATCGGCGGCGCCATCGAAAAGGCGCAGACTATCAAGGCGAAGCCCACGGTCGTAATCTGCGACACCGTAAAGGGAAAGTGCGTCGATTACATGGAAAACGACTACAAATGGCATTACGGCGGTCTCGATTCGGACATGCGCGACAAGGCGCTCGCGTGCATCGACAATTACTACGCGAAGGCATAG